From one Aquicella lusitana genomic stretch:
- a CDS encoding HdeD family acid-resistance protein produces the protein MSALKVNYQELLVITKNWGWFLAWGIVFIVLGIAAISAATIATFISVVFLGLLLFLGGVVVIVDSFTSWRQKWGGFLLHLIMGLLYLVAGLMVIYSPVLATVSLTLVLGVFFIVQGLFRIIYSLTIQLLNWGWNLFNGIITLFLGIIIMANWPEASLYIIGLFVGIDLLFCGWTYVMIALSARSFPGPKAG, from the coding sequence ATGAGCGCACTTAAGGTCAATTATCAGGAGTTACTGGTTATAACAAAAAACTGGGGCTGGTTTCTCGCCTGGGGTATCGTGTTTATTGTTCTTGGCATCGCAGCCATCAGCGCAGCTACCATTGCGACCTTTATCTCCGTTGTCTTTTTGGGCCTGCTGTTATTTTTGGGTGGCGTCGTTGTCATTGTCGACAGTTTTACTAGCTGGCGGCAAAAGTGGGGCGGCTTTTTATTACATCTTATTATGGGACTGTTATATTTAGTGGCCGGACTGATGGTCATCTATAGCCCTGTTTTAGCCACTGTTTCATTAACACTTGTGCTGGGCGTATTCTTTATTGTGCAAGGCCTCTTTCGCATTATCTACTCCCTCACCATCCAACTGCTCAATTGGGGATGGAACCTGTTTAACGGTATTATCACCCTGTTCTTAGGCATCATCATTATGGCGAATTGGCCCGAGGCAAGCCTCTATATCATTGGGCTCTTTGTGGGCATTGATTTATTATTTTGCGGCTGGACTTATGTGATGATAGCGTTGTCCGCACGATCCTTTCCGGGGCCTAAAGCAGGCTAA
- a CDS encoding SGNH/GDSL hydrolase family protein, which yields MKQNNHKIFNVFCIVLAWFLFAAYPVSGLADGAYPYNKILFFGDSLSDNGNLYSFDFGYLPKSPPYFEGRFSNGYVWSEAVAKYLYDSNYISSDNYAIGGETAIFHNPVNGYLPYSLTASLNSYLLRSAFGDRSMTLFVIWIGGNDYLKGSTEVDQLTTDVVANIKATIESLIYRGGVNFLIINLPDLSLTPYAKENNMVQNLHELTAMHNTKLAEAVTQIQDGYKNINIHLYDVSTLFAQLIENPDVFNKKYQLHIKNTGAACWQGGYTRKQKQASLTEEAIAQQLQEQMRMKIKSASFTDSGAEQPKLDPAAFAHQIATTPALAEAYKTSEKAAEGELPCRSPDEYVFWDHIHPTAVMHSVLAKDIIGFIDQNYPRV from the coding sequence ATGAAGCAGAATAATCATAAGATTTTTAATGTGTTTTGCATTGTCTTAGCATGGTTTCTCTTTGCTGCCTATCCTGTCTCGGGCTTGGCTGATGGTGCTTATCCCTATAATAAGATTCTGTTTTTTGGCGACAGCCTTTCTGATAATGGCAATTTATATTCCTTCGATTTCGGTTATCTTCCTAAATCCCCGCCTTATTTTGAAGGCAGGTTTTCCAATGGTTATGTCTGGTCCGAAGCGGTCGCCAAATATTTATATGACAGCAATTACATCAGCTCGGACAATTACGCCATTGGCGGTGAAACAGCCATTTTTCATAATCCCGTGAATGGTTATCTTCCTTACAGTTTGACGGCTTCATTAAACAGCTACTTGCTGCGTTCAGCATTTGGCGATCGCTCCATGACATTGTTTGTTATCTGGATTGGAGGAAATGATTATTTGAAAGGTTCGACTGAAGTGGATCAGCTGACGACAGATGTGGTCGCCAATATCAAAGCGACGATCGAAAGTCTGATTTATCGCGGCGGTGTCAATTTCCTCATCATCAATTTACCCGATCTGTCGCTAACGCCTTATGCGAAAGAGAATAACATGGTGCAAAATTTGCATGAACTGACTGCAATGCACAATACCAAACTGGCTGAAGCAGTGACACAGATTCAGGACGGTTATAAGAATATAAATATCCATCTTTATGATGTGAGTACGCTGTTCGCGCAGTTAATCGAGAATCCTGATGTTTTCAATAAAAAATATCAGCTGCATATCAAAAATACAGGCGCGGCTTGTTGGCAGGGCGGTTATACACGAAAGCAAAAACAGGCGTCACTGACGGAAGAAGCGATTGCCCAGCAGCTGCAGGAGCAAATGCGAATGAAAATAAAATCCGCGTCTTTTACGGATTCGGGAGCTGAACAACCCAAATTAGACCCAGCAGCTTTTGCACACCAGATTGCTACCACACCAGCTTTGGCGGAAGCTTATAAAACAAGTGAGAAGGCTGCTGAGGGTGAATTACCCTGCAGGAGTCCGGATGAATATGTTTTCTGGGACCATATCCATCCCACCGCTGTGATGCATTCCGTATTAGCCAAGGATATTATTGGTTTTATCGATCAAAATTACCCGCGTGTTTAA